One Rubripirellula reticaptiva genomic region harbors:
- a CDS encoding arylsulfatase, which yields MFICIPNTSKITRTLAAQVIAVAIAIGFASNDSANDILAVASEHHPNVVVILTDDQGWGDLSLNGNPNLSTPNIDSLARDGAEVKNYYVCAVCSPTRAELLTGRYHTRSGVYSTSSGGERINADEQTIGDVFKTAGYATAAFGKWHSGMQYPYHPNARGFDEYYGFCSGHWGDYFSPMLEHNGEIVTGEGFLVDDLTSHAIEFIDGHVNDPFFVYLPFNTPHAPMQVPDPFWEKFKDKPLVPDPDPKNAKAQDDNHTRAALAMCENIDFNVGRLLKHLDETGLANNTLVVFFCDNGPNGYRFNGGLRGRKGSTNEGGLRSPMLVRYPTAIKKGTKVTSIMGAIDLLPTLAELTKIKLQSPKPLDGRSMAAGLLGQPANDDEIDDRMIFSTWNGRHSLRSNQYRMHGDGSLYDIQDDRGEHVDLRNREPEIAKQMGDVLASYVAELNPKNSKSKERRPITLGHPDAQFNQMPARDAIGHGGVVHSNKFPNCTFMKNWVGTDSSITWDVDILGEGDHEVTMYYACKNDDVGSVIELSLGDEKLQATISEANEVPLRGMENDRDLRPESYVKDWKPMTLGTFHLKPGRGTLTLKAIEAAGGEVAEMRLLMFRKLP from the coding sequence ATGTTCATCTGCATTCCAAACACATCCAAGATTACTCGAACGCTCGCAGCACAAGTCATTGCTGTAGCGATTGCGATTGGTTTTGCGTCGAACGACTCGGCCAACGACATATTAGCGGTCGCGTCCGAGCACCACCCCAACGTCGTCGTGATTCTGACAGACGATCAGGGATGGGGTGATTTAAGTTTGAATGGCAACCCAAACCTTTCAACGCCCAACATCGATTCGCTTGCTCGCGATGGAGCCGAAGTCAAGAACTACTACGTTTGCGCCGTATGCTCACCCACGCGTGCCGAGCTCCTGACCGGGCGATACCACACTCGTAGCGGAGTCTACAGCACGTCATCGGGCGGCGAGCGGATCAACGCGGACGAGCAAACAATCGGCGACGTTTTCAAAACCGCCGGCTACGCCACCGCCGCGTTTGGAAAATGGCACAGCGGAATGCAGTATCCGTATCACCCAAATGCACGTGGATTCGACGAGTACTACGGTTTTTGCAGCGGACATTGGGGCGATTATTTCTCACCAATGCTTGAACACAACGGCGAGATCGTGACGGGCGAAGGATTCTTGGTTGACGACCTGACAAGTCATGCGATCGAGTTCATCGACGGCCATGTGAACGATCCGTTCTTTGTTTACTTGCCGTTCAATACGCCTCACGCCCCGATGCAGGTGCCAGATCCGTTTTGGGAAAAGTTCAAAGACAAGCCATTGGTTCCCGATCCGGATCCTAAAAATGCGAAAGCTCAAGACGACAACCACACTCGCGCGGCGCTGGCGATGTGCGAAAACATCGATTTCAACGTCGGCCGGTTGCTCAAGCACTTGGACGAGACCGGGTTGGCCAACAACACGCTCGTGGTTTTCTTTTGCGACAACGGGCCGAATGGCTACCGGTTCAATGGCGGGCTGCGTGGGCGAAAAGGATCGACGAATGAAGGTGGACTGCGGTCGCCGATGCTCGTTCGCTATCCGACGGCGATCAAGAAAGGAACCAAGGTCACGTCGATCATGGGCGCGATCGATTTGCTGCCTACGCTGGCGGAATTGACAAAAATCAAACTTCAGTCGCCCAAACCGCTGGACGGGCGTTCGATGGCCGCCGGACTGCTGGGCCAACCTGCCAACGACGATGAGATCGACGACCGAATGATCTTTTCGACTTGGAATGGTCGGCACAGCTTGCGGAGCAACCAGTATCGGATGCACGGCGACGGCAGCTTGTATGACATCCAAGACGATCGTGGCGAACACGTTGATTTACGAAACCGCGAGCCAGAGATCGCTAAACAGATGGGCGACGTGCTGGCCAGTTACGTTGCCGAACTGAATCCGAAGAATTCGAAGTCCAAGGAACGGCGTCCGATCACCCTCGGACATCCCGATGCCCAGTTCAATCAGATGCCGGCGCGAGATGCGATCGGCCACGGCGGCGTTGTTCACAGCAACAAGTTTCCCAATTGCACGTTCATGAAAAACTGGGTCGGCACCGACAGCTCGATCACGTGGGACGTAGATATTCTGGGCGAAGGCGACCACGAAGTCACGATGTATTACGCGTGCAAAAATGACGACGTGGGGTCCGTGATCGAACTGAGCCTGGGTGACGAAAAGCTGCAAGCGACGATCAGCGAAGCGAACGAAGTGCCGCTAAGAGGCATGGAGAACGACCGCGACCTGCGACCGGAAAGTTACGTCAAGGATTGGAAGCCGATGACGCTAGGAACGTTCCATTTGAAGCCCGGTCGCGGCACGTTGACGTTGAAGGCGATCGAGGCTGCCGGCGGTGAAGTGGCTGAAATGCGGCTGCTGATGTTTCGGAAGCTGCCTTAA